Proteins encoded together in one Lathamus discolor isolate bLatDis1 chromosome 3, bLatDis1.hap1, whole genome shotgun sequence window:
- the LOC136011241 gene encoding VWFA and cache domain-containing protein 1-like, translating to MDVSVGQLRHCSKYRLTRIPGTNAFVGIVNETCDSLAFCACSMVDRLCLNCHRMEQNECECPCECPLEVNECTGNLTNAESRNPSCEVHQEPMTFTATDPSLQDALPQCINTQCNQKTESGDCFGVLDCEWCMVDSDGKTHLDKSYCAPQKECFGGIVGAKSPYVDDLGAIATKMLNKTGPNTDP from the exons ATGGATGTGAGCGTTGGCCAACTGCG TCACTGCTCCAAGTACAGGCTGACACGAATTCCAGGCACCAATGCCTTTGTGGGAATCGTCAACGAGACCTGCGATTCACTTGCCTTCTGTGCCTGCAGTATGGTAGACAGGCTCTGCCTCAACTGCCACAG AATGGAGCAGAACGAATGTGAGTGCCCGTGCGAGTGCCCTCTCGAGGTGAATGAATGCACCGGCAACCTCACCAACGCCGAGAGCAG GAATCCGAGTTGTGAAGTTCATCAGGAGCCAATGACTTTCACAGCAACTGATCCCAGCCTTCAGGATGCTCTCCCACAGTGCATTAACACTCAGTGCAACCAGAAAACAGAGAGCGG ggaTTGCTTTGGTGTGTTGGACTGTGAGTGGTGTATGGTAGACAGCGATGGGAAGACCCATCTGGATAAGTCCTACTGTGCCCCTCAGAAGGAATGCTTCGGTGGCATTGTGGGAGCCAAGAGCCCCTACGTGGATGACTTGGGAGCAATAG cgacgaagatgttaaacaagaccggtcccaacaccgatccctga